A region of Pyxidicoccus parkwaysis DNA encodes the following proteins:
- a CDS encoding AgmX/PglI C-terminal domain-containing protein: protein MGELLSGAEGQFRGQGMGTPGTGPANGVRGPVPGAPLSVEEALDADLDAYLDRELFVRPSEDSAPQATEPESEPAESMRALLDLAEEESQWLETLPPPAIDVTPPPEPEAPPVEIPEWMRASPGAKVTTPFAEMLAPVEPAQVHAHEGTDAAGLPVTPWSEPASAQHAGAPVYPCSLLPGIAPPPPDAAIPAWSPHHAMPQQWGMPLPAPVEPKRIAGMKAGSLFGAAAVGALTAGLLVVAGLHYREHMLEAHDAAGVGARGALASTNATTGVQAAGTVLPSGAQVGATGVQPTGGASTGLIAGQTDTSQSQVVTGTAPNGLIAGQPGTSQAAQTSTSGVPGTVAASQNGTTALAQNTEANDAQQAAASVSTTVLSTAQSDMQGAASNLRAAQSEEPLKGSAVGGTTLTSGHTDTIALTMPSARKQAAKTVLTKRPAADTEAEAAPGELNFHESEAGADEESTPAEDTEAEAQQSELDEDFARELGFTDDAKAKPDAPKEPERTVYIPPSPDAKERLTPDDVKGVVVANQPAITACIRQHAQGTPMEKGGRFMVRWSINPSGDTSNVSMDTDTLKATPLAHCIEDVVRHWKFPVHQVRMEEPIRFPFVF, encoded by the coding sequence GTGGGCGAGCTTCTGTCTGGAGCCGAGGGGCAGTTTCGGGGGCAGGGGATGGGGACGCCGGGCACGGGGCCGGCGAATGGCGTGCGCGGGCCGGTACCGGGCGCACCGCTGAGCGTGGAGGAAGCGCTCGACGCTGACCTCGACGCATACCTGGACCGCGAGCTGTTCGTGCGGCCGAGCGAGGACTCCGCGCCCCAGGCGACTGAGCCCGAGTCCGAGCCCGCTGAGAGCATGCGCGCGTTGCTCGACCTGGCGGAGGAGGAGTCTCAGTGGCTGGAGACGTTGCCTCCGCCCGCCATCGACGTGACGCCGCCGCCCGAGCCCGAAGCGCCGCCTGTCGAGATTCCCGAGTGGATGCGCGCGTCGCCGGGCGCCAAGGTGACGACGCCCTTCGCGGAGATGCTCGCTCCGGTGGAGCCGGCGCAGGTACACGCGCACGAGGGAACGGACGCGGCCGGTCTGCCGGTGACGCCGTGGAGCGAGCCCGCGTCCGCGCAGCATGCCGGTGCTCCTGTGTACCCGTGCAGCCTGCTGCCAGGGATTGCACCGCCGCCTCCCGATGCGGCGATTCCCGCATGGTCACCGCACCATGCGATGCCGCAGCAGTGGGGCATGCCGCTGCCCGCTCCTGTCGAGCCGAAGCGCATCGCCGGCATGAAGGCCGGTTCACTTTTCGGCGCCGCGGCGGTGGGCGCGCTCACGGCGGGCCTGCTCGTGGTCGCGGGCCTGCACTACCGGGAGCACATGCTGGAGGCGCATGATGCCGCCGGCGTTGGTGCGCGGGGCGCTCTCGCGAGCACGAATGCGACGACAGGTGTGCAGGCTGCTGGCACGGTGCTGCCCTCGGGCGCGCAGGTGGGTGCCACCGGAGTGCAACCCACGGGTGGGGCATCGACGGGGCTCATCGCGGGTCAGACCGACACATCGCAGTCGCAGGTCGTGACGGGCACGGCACCGAACGGACTCATCGCTGGCCAGCCCGGTACGTCGCAAGCGGCGCAGACCAGCACCTCGGGTGTTCCTGGCACGGTCGCCGCGTCGCAGAACGGCACGACAGCCCTCGCACAGAACACCGAAGCCAACGACGCACAGCAGGCCGCGGCCTCCGTCTCCACCACCGTGCTCTCCACCGCCCAGTCCGACATGCAGGGCGCCGCGAGCAACCTGCGCGCCGCACAGAGCGAGGAGCCACTGAAAGGCTCCGCCGTGGGAGGAACCACGCTCACCAGCGGCCACACGGACACCATCGCTCTCACGATGCCCTCCGCGCGCAAGCAGGCCGCGAAGACCGTGCTGACCAAGCGCCCCGCCGCCGACACGGAGGCCGAAGCCGCGCCTGGCGAGCTCAACTTCCACGAGTCCGAAGCCGGCGCCGACGAAGAATCCACGCCCGCCGAGGACACCGAAGCCGAGGCGCAACAGTCCGAGCTCGACGAGGACTTCGCCCGGGAGCTCGGCTTCACCGACGACGCCAAGGCGAAGCCCGACGCGCCCAAGGAGCCCGAGCGCACCGTCTACATCCCGCCCTCGCCGGACGCGAAGGAGCGCCTCACGCCGGATGACGTGAAGGGCGTGGTCGTCGCCAACCAGCCGGCCATCACCGCCTGCATCCGCCAGCACGCCCAGGGCACGCCGATGGAGAAGGGCGGCCGCTTCATGGTGCGCTGGTCCATCAACCCGAGCGGCGACACGTCCAACGTGTCCATGGACACCGACACGCTGAAGGCCACGCCGCTCGCGCACTGCATCGAGGACGTGGTCCGTCACTGGAAGTTCCCCGTCCACCAGGTCCGCATGGAGGAGCCCATCCGCTTCCCGTTCGTCTTCTAA
- a CDS encoding aldo/keto reductase: MPLHHYVTLGRSGLRVSPFCLGAMTFGEDLGWGSSVEVSNAIMDRFLERGGNFIDTANAYTRGHSEKIIGDHLGRHSSKRERVVIATKFFSNLFPGDPNGGGAGRKSMISQCEESLRRLQTDYVDLYWMHCGDMHTPIEETMRAMDDLVRSGKVRYVGISDTPAWKVAQAQVTAHFRGWAPLAALQIEYSLLERTVEGELMPMARELGLGVTPWSPLKSGVLSGKYTRQNAGKMKADRGAWAEGALNEKTYGIIDVLQRVAKELDTTVARVSLAWVQRRPGVTSTIIGARTLEQLDNNLGALDVRLKAEHVKALDDASTPTLNFPAGFLQGAPTFMHGGLTVNGVTAPEWPMAPKSDKERW, encoded by the coding sequence ATGCCGCTGCATCACTACGTCACCCTGGGCCGTTCCGGCCTGCGCGTCAGTCCCTTCTGCCTCGGTGCCATGACGTTCGGCGAGGACCTGGGCTGGGGCAGCAGTGTCGAGGTGTCCAACGCCATCATGGACCGCTTCCTCGAACGGGGCGGCAACTTCATCGACACGGCCAACGCGTATACGCGTGGGCACTCGGAGAAAATCATCGGCGACCATCTCGGCCGGCACTCCAGCAAGCGCGAGCGCGTGGTCATCGCCACGAAGTTCTTCAGCAACCTGTTCCCTGGAGACCCGAACGGCGGCGGCGCGGGTCGCAAGTCGATGATTTCCCAGTGCGAGGAGTCGCTGCGCCGCCTCCAGACGGACTACGTCGACCTGTACTGGATGCACTGCGGGGACATGCACACGCCCATCGAGGAGACGATGCGGGCGATGGACGACCTGGTGCGCTCGGGGAAGGTCCGCTACGTGGGCATCTCGGACACGCCGGCGTGGAAGGTGGCGCAGGCGCAGGTGACGGCACACTTCCGTGGGTGGGCGCCGCTGGCCGCGCTGCAAATCGAGTACTCGCTGCTGGAGCGCACGGTGGAGGGCGAGCTGATGCCCATGGCGCGTGAGCTGGGGCTCGGCGTGACGCCGTGGTCTCCGCTGAAGAGTGGGGTGCTCAGCGGCAAGTACACGCGGCAGAACGCGGGGAAGATGAAGGCGGACCGGGGTGCGTGGGCGGAGGGTGCGCTGAACGAGAAGACGTACGGCATCATCGACGTGCTCCAGCGCGTGGCGAAGGAGTTGGACACCACGGTGGCGCGTGTGTCGTTGGCGTGGGTGCAGCGCCGGCCGGGCGTGACGTCCACCATCATCGGGGCGCGCACGCTGGAGCAGCTCGACAACAACCTGGGCGCGCTGGACGTGCGGCTCAAGGCAGAGCACGTGAAGGCGCTCGATGACGCGTCCACGCCGACGCTGAACTTCCCGGCGGGCTTCCTCCAGGGCGCGCCCACGTTCATGCACGGCGGCCTCACCGTGAATGGCGTCACCGCGCCCGAGTGGCCCATGGCGCCGAAGTCCGATAAGGAGCGCTGGTAG
- a CDS encoding nuclear transport factor 2 family protein: MSPEASHAHRELLELERSVTQAIRERSAARLRELLSNDFVFRGTGDVETDREAFISSVAAIPGEILDVEIASLRAHVFEDTGVLTGTQRARVRLPDGTEVTDTQHFTDVCRWRDGKWWMVLAHSVPAAP; the protein is encoded by the coding sequence ATGAGCCCAGAGGCGTCTCATGCCCACCGAGAGCTGTTGGAGTTGGAGCGCTCCGTCACCCAGGCCATTCGTGAGCGCAGTGCCGCCCGGCTGCGCGAGCTGTTGAGCAACGACTTCGTCTTCCGTGGCACGGGAGACGTGGAGACGGACCGCGAGGCGTTCATCTCCAGCGTCGCCGCCATTCCTGGCGAAATCCTCGACGTGGAGATTGCCTCACTTCGCGCCCACGTCTTCGAAGACACCGGAGTGCTCACGGGCACGCAGCGCGCCCGTGTGCGCCTGCCCGACGGCACCGAAGTGACGGACACCCAGCACTTCACCGACGTGTGCCGGTGGCGCGACGGGAAGTGGTGGATGGTCCTGGCCCACAGCGTACCGGCCGCGCCCTGA
- a CDS encoding carboxypeptidase-like regulatory domain-containing protein has translation MPHFQGARRWMLPARSSDWLVVPAIDSESQEPKNNRVPEVFVTSSLEHLLTTSAARTLYAMYEALGGGSSLGLSRMERGRYEQRLKQRLTEAFTHGELVALEVERPVLVPPPWTDVVILRPAEAPIPEPTWLAIELKDSEGKPVPHARYVVTLPDGSSREGTLNKNGHARVDGVNPGKCHVSFPELDGESWS, from the coding sequence ATGCCGCATTTCCAGGGCGCACGCCGGTGGATGCTGCCGGCCCGGAGCTCGGACTGGCTCGTGGTTCCAGCCATCGATTCCGAGTCTCAAGAGCCGAAAAACAATCGCGTGCCGGAGGTCTTCGTCACCTCGTCGCTGGAGCATCTGCTGACGACGTCCGCAGCGCGCACGCTGTATGCGATGTACGAGGCGCTGGGTGGTGGCTCGTCGCTCGGGCTGTCCCGCATGGAGCGCGGCCGGTACGAGCAGCGACTCAAGCAGCGCCTCACCGAGGCCTTCACCCACGGCGAGCTGGTGGCGCTCGAGGTGGAGCGGCCCGTGCTCGTGCCGCCGCCCTGGACGGATGTGGTGATACTGCGGCCCGCGGAGGCTCCGATTCCGGAGCCGACGTGGCTGGCCATCGAGCTGAAGGACTCCGAAGGCAAGCCCGTGCCCCATGCGCGCTACGTGGTGACGCTGCCGGATGGCTCTTCGCGCGAGGGCACGCTCAACAAGAACGGCCATGCGCGCGTGGACGGTGTGAATCCTGGCAAGTGCCACGTGAGCTTCCCCGAGCTGGATGGAGAAAGCTGGAGCTGA
- a CDS encoding helix-turn-helix transcriptional regulator translates to MAISDSERTAPPSWTFLTNHAHVLLCIAADPGIRLRDVATRVGITERAVQRIVSDLEEAGYLQREREGRRNHYTVARELPLRHPIERHHNVSTLLSLVEEEPALAPAARGRSKR, encoded by the coding sequence ATGGCGATCTCGGACAGTGAGAGGACGGCCCCTCCCTCCTGGACGTTCCTGACGAATCACGCGCACGTGCTGCTGTGCATCGCGGCGGACCCCGGAATCCGCCTGCGCGACGTGGCCACGCGCGTGGGCATCACCGAGCGCGCCGTCCAGCGCATCGTCAGCGACCTCGAAGAGGCGGGCTACCTCCAGCGCGAGCGCGAGGGCCGCCGCAATCACTACACCGTCGCGAGGGAGCTGCCGCTGCGACATCCCATCGAGCGGCACCACAACGTCTCCACCCTCCTCTCGCTGGTGGAGGAGGAGCCAGCGCTCGCGCCTGCCGCCCGGGGACGCAGCAAGCGCTGA
- a CDS encoding aminopeptidase P family protein, translating to MLPPSSERAALVRRRELLAHALGRTPALVASSRPRPRNYAADQFPFRAASHFLYLFGLAAQDGLGFYDGQSWTLYLPEPGADDALWDGAVPGFAEVAERTGCPVRSRAELPAALGSVQATRTVATLPTPDAETCQDVEALLGRPVRYGKLQAVDEPLADALVALRLRHDDAAVSQLRKAAEVTTPSHLAGMRATRPGVLEAVVRAAMEAEFVARDVRPAYQPIVTVHGEVLHNLKYHHELREGDLLLADVGGESPGGFACDVTRTWPVTGRFSTTQRELYEVVLSAQKASIAKVRPGTRYRDVHLAAHQEMARGLVALGILRGDVEELVADGLTALMFPHGIGHLLGLDVHDMEDLGDRAGYAPGRTRSKEFGHRYLRLDRDLEPGMAVTIEPGFYRVPAILGDARLTAKAGDRLNRAVLERYSDVRGIRIEDDVLVTAEGNEVLTAAIPKEAADVEAVMARR from the coding sequence ATGCTTCCCCCGTCCTCTGAACGCGCCGCCCTCGTGCGGCGGCGCGAGTTGCTGGCCCATGCCCTGGGCCGCACTCCCGCGCTGGTGGCGTCCAGCCGCCCGCGCCCGCGCAACTACGCCGCGGACCAGTTTCCCTTCCGTGCGGCCAGCCACTTCCTCTACCTCTTCGGACTGGCGGCGCAGGACGGGCTGGGCTTCTACGACGGCCAGTCGTGGACGCTGTACCTGCCCGAGCCCGGCGCGGACGACGCGCTGTGGGACGGCGCGGTGCCGGGCTTCGCGGAGGTGGCGGAGCGGACGGGCTGTCCGGTGCGCTCGCGCGCGGAGCTGCCCGCGGCGCTTGGCTCGGTTCAGGCGACACGGACGGTGGCCACGCTGCCCACGCCGGACGCGGAGACGTGCCAGGACGTGGAGGCGCTGCTGGGCCGGCCGGTGCGGTACGGGAAGCTGCAAGCCGTGGACGAGCCGCTCGCGGATGCCCTGGTGGCGCTGCGTCTTCGCCATGACGATGCGGCTGTATCGCAGTTGCGGAAGGCGGCGGAGGTGACGACGCCGTCCCACCTGGCGGGCATGCGCGCGACGCGGCCGGGCGTGCTGGAGGCGGTGGTGCGCGCGGCGATGGAGGCGGAGTTCGTCGCGCGCGACGTGCGGCCGGCGTACCAGCCCATCGTCACGGTGCACGGCGAGGTGCTGCACAACCTGAAGTACCACCACGAATTGCGCGAGGGGGATTTGCTGCTCGCGGACGTGGGCGGTGAGAGCCCGGGCGGCTTCGCGTGCGACGTGACGCGCACGTGGCCGGTGACGGGGCGCTTCAGCACGACGCAGCGCGAGCTGTACGAGGTGGTGCTGAGCGCGCAGAAGGCGAGCATCGCAAAGGTGCGGCCGGGCACGCGCTACCGCGACGTGCACCTCGCGGCGCACCAGGAGATGGCGCGCGGGCTGGTGGCGCTGGGCATCCTCCGGGGAGACGTGGAGGAGCTGGTGGCGGACGGGCTCACCGCGCTGATGTTCCCCCATGGCATCGGCCACCTGCTGGGGCTGGACGTGCACGACATGGAGGACCTGGGCGACAGGGCCGGGTATGCGCCGGGGCGCACGCGCTCGAAGGAGTTCGGGCACCGGTACCTGCGGTTGGACCGCGACTTGGAGCCCGGCATGGCGGTGACGATTGAGCCGGGCTTCTACCGCGTGCCCGCCATCCTGGGCGACGCGCGCCTCACCGCGAAGGCGGGAGACCGGCTCAATCGCGCGGTGCTGGAGCGCTACTCGGACGTGCGCGGCATCCGCATCGAGGACGACGTGCTCGTCACGGCGGAGGGCAACGAGGTGCTCACGGCCGCGATTCCGAAGGAAGCCGCAGACGTCGAGGCGGTGATGGCACGGCGGTAG
- a CDS encoding response regulator, translated as METSWTFGRCLLLVEDDPSNRMTLAALLEDAGFAVVTASTYAEAASLLNRPRAYDAVLLDQSLGDGFGTGLIPLVRHHMPKTKVVFVTGHDGKIDMPVDAVFRKGGHFDDLLAFLFKLLPQRPLGA; from the coding sequence ATGGAGACGAGCTGGACCTTCGGTCGCTGCCTGCTGCTGGTGGAGGATGACCCTTCCAACCGGATGACGCTCGCGGCGTTGCTGGAGGATGCGGGCTTCGCCGTGGTCACCGCCAGCACGTACGCGGAAGCCGCCAGCCTGCTCAACCGGCCGCGCGCGTATGACGCGGTACTGCTGGACCAGAGCCTCGGTGACGGCTTCGGCACCGGGCTGATTCCGCTGGTGCGCCACCACATGCCGAAGACGAAGGTGGTCTTCGTCACCGGGCACGACGGCAAAATCGACATGCCGGTGGACGCGGTGTTCCGCAAGGGCGGCCACTTCGACGACCTGCTCGCCTTCCTCTTCAAGCTGTTGCCCCAGCGTCCGCTGGGGGCCTAG
- a CDS encoding ATP-binding protein — translation MSGRGDLQARERSAVADVVASTLRHDLRNKLASIRNASFYLMRQMKKTEVWSADPRVETFFQLIEKELASAEELLSKRSPPAATGPKPRCRPSDAVERALSEADLPEGVQVQRELSAKGEVELDREDLAVLVGCLVDNAVEAMPRGGTLTVRTRDLEDDEVSLRVEDTGEGLAPEAYSRAFEPFFTTKPGHAGLGLSIIHRVVQRHGWKVDLGAGPTGGTFVEVVFTGPDVGPGSRPVGREVSQGSK, via the coding sequence ATGTCCGGGCGTGGAGACCTGCAGGCACGGGAGCGGTCGGCGGTGGCGGACGTGGTGGCTTCCACGCTGCGGCATGACCTGCGCAACAAGCTCGCCAGCATCCGCAATGCGTCGTTCTACCTGATGCGGCAGATGAAGAAGACGGAGGTCTGGAGCGCGGACCCCCGCGTGGAGACCTTCTTCCAGCTCATCGAGAAGGAGCTCGCGTCCGCGGAGGAGCTGCTGTCCAAGCGCAGCCCGCCTGCGGCGACGGGCCCCAAGCCGCGCTGCCGTCCGAGCGACGCGGTGGAGCGTGCGTTGTCCGAGGCGGACCTGCCCGAGGGCGTGCAGGTGCAGCGGGAGCTGTCGGCGAAGGGCGAGGTGGAGCTGGACCGCGAAGACCTGGCGGTGCTGGTGGGCTGCCTCGTGGACAATGCGGTGGAGGCCATGCCGCGTGGGGGCACGCTCACCGTGCGCACGCGTGATTTGGAGGATGATGAAGTCTCCCTGCGGGTGGAGGACACGGGCGAGGGGCTGGCGCCGGAGGCGTACTCGCGGGCCTTCGAGCCGTTCTTCACCACGAAGCCCGGCCATGCGGGGCTGGGGTTGAGCATCATCCACCGCGTGGTGCAGCGGCACGGGTGGAAGGTGGATTTGGGTGCGGGTCCGACCGGAGGCACCTTTGTGGAAGTCGTCTTCACGGGTCCAGACGTAGGGCCCGGCTCGAGGCCGGTCGGCCGCGAGGTGAGTCAGGGGAGCAAGTGA
- a CDS encoding response regulator, translating into MGPARILLVDDEESLRITLAANLELEGHTVLEASSGEDALRVLNEQTVDVVLTDIRMPGLHGVELLRRIKQERPDLPVVLMTAFTAEELVDDALAEGAFTVLPKPFDVAHALDTVLRAVRAPQVLVVDDTEQVARAMVRALSTVGLRARPVYSGEEALASLRSGAFDVCVLDLVMPEMSGPELVKRVREADLSVAIIAVSGHFVPEMLRVVAAQGAVVCMTKPVPLRELVQAIARVRGRPQGPFGARN; encoded by the coding sequence GTGGGCCCCGCTCGCATCCTTCTGGTCGACGACGAGGAGTCGCTCCGCATCACCCTCGCGGCGAACCTGGAGCTGGAGGGACACACCGTCCTCGAGGCCTCCTCCGGTGAGGACGCCCTGCGCGTGCTCAACGAGCAGACCGTGGACGTGGTCCTCACCGACATCCGCATGCCCGGCCTTCATGGCGTGGAGCTGCTGCGCCGCATCAAGCAGGAGCGCCCAGATTTGCCGGTGGTGCTGATGACGGCCTTCACCGCCGAGGAATTGGTGGACGACGCGCTCGCCGAGGGCGCCTTCACCGTCCTGCCCAAGCCCTTCGACGTGGCGCACGCGCTGGACACGGTGCTGCGCGCGGTGCGGGCCCCGCAGGTCCTGGTGGTGGATGACACCGAGCAGGTGGCCCGCGCCATGGTGCGCGCGCTGAGCACGGTGGGGCTGCGCGCGCGGCCCGTCTACAGCGGCGAGGAGGCGCTCGCGTCGCTGCGCTCGGGCGCCTTCGACGTGTGCGTGCTGGACCTGGTCATGCCGGAGATGAGCGGGCCGGAGCTGGTGAAGCGGGTGCGTGAGGCGGACCTGTCCGTGGCCATCATCGCGGTGTCCGGGCACTTCGTGCCGGAGATGCTGCGCGTGGTGGCCGCCCAGGGCGCCGTGGTGTGCATGACGAAGCCAGTGCCCCTGCGTGAATTGGTGCAGGCCATCGCCCGGGTGCGAGGCCGTCCGCAGGGCCCCTTCGGCGCGAGGAACTGA
- a CDS encoding sensor histidine kinase yields MMDEQDEDSTPRMALRERAALLLREYLDRVHSRTDRLLAWLTLVQWGLALAMAAFWSPRSTLLGMALPLGALLSVVPLVLARVFPGATATRHAMAVSQALWSALLIHLSDGRIETHFHIFASLALLSLYRDPRVLLSATATLLADHAVRGALWPESVYGVAHPESWRFLEHALWIGVFDVVLIFTCRGMWREQREVAVRRAELELAREREGTKARELDRALRELGGFQEHLIRVEKLAAVGQLAASVGHELRNPLAAVRNAHAYLSRKLTKDPAGAAEDPRVTQFLGVMERELSACAKIISDLLDFARERPPALQPCPLRPLVDEALSVVPPRDGVRIVNGVPESLPVPNLDKEQFRQVLVNLVQNAVEAMPPGRTGEVSVLAEGGEAGPWSVRVVDDGSGIPPDVLPKIFEPLFTTKTRGTGLGLAIVANMVQRHGGTISVRSEAGRGSEFTIQLPASAAAQAA; encoded by the coding sequence ATGATGGATGAGCAGGACGAAGACAGCACGCCGAGGATGGCGCTCCGGGAGCGGGCGGCACTGCTCCTGCGTGAGTACCTGGACCGCGTGCACAGCCGTACGGACCGCCTCCTCGCGTGGCTGACGCTCGTGCAGTGGGGGCTGGCCCTCGCCATGGCGGCGTTCTGGTCGCCCCGCTCCACGCTGCTCGGAATGGCGCTTCCTTTGGGCGCGCTGCTCAGCGTCGTGCCGCTCGTGCTGGCCCGCGTGTTCCCCGGCGCCACCGCCACCCGGCACGCCATGGCCGTGAGCCAGGCGCTCTGGTCCGCGCTGCTCATCCACCTGTCGGATGGCCGCATCGAGACGCACTTCCACATCTTCGCCTCGCTGGCCCTGCTCTCCCTCTACCGCGACCCGCGCGTGCTGCTGTCCGCCACGGCCACGCTGCTGGCGGACCACGCCGTGCGCGGCGCGCTGTGGCCCGAGTCCGTCTACGGCGTAGCCCACCCCGAGTCATGGCGCTTCCTGGAGCACGCGCTCTGGATTGGCGTCTTCGACGTGGTGCTCATCTTCACCTGCCGCGGCATGTGGCGAGAGCAGCGCGAGGTGGCGGTGCGCCGCGCGGAACTGGAGCTGGCCCGCGAGCGCGAGGGGACGAAGGCGCGTGAGCTGGACCGCGCCCTGCGCGAGCTGGGCGGCTTCCAGGAGCACCTCATCCGCGTGGAGAAGCTGGCGGCGGTGGGGCAGCTCGCCGCCAGCGTGGGTCATGAGCTACGCAACCCGCTCGCCGCCGTCCGCAACGCCCACGCCTACCTGTCGCGCAAGCTGACCAAGGACCCGGCCGGCGCCGCCGAGGACCCGCGCGTCACCCAGTTCCTGGGCGTCATGGAGCGCGAGCTGAGTGCCTGCGCCAAAATCATCTCCGACCTGCTGGATTTCGCGCGCGAGCGCCCGCCCGCGCTCCAGCCCTGTCCGCTGCGGCCGCTGGTGGACGAGGCCCTGAGCGTGGTGCCCCCGCGCGACGGCGTGCGCATCGTCAACGGCGTCCCCGAGTCCCTGCCCGTGCCCAACCTGGACAAGGAGCAGTTCCGGCAGGTCCTGGTGAACCTGGTGCAGAACGCGGTGGAGGCCATGCCTCCGGGACGTACCGGGGAGGTTTCAGTGCTGGCGGAAGGCGGGGAGGCGGGCCCCTGGTCCGTCCGCGTGGTGGACGACGGTTCGGGCATACCCCCGGACGTACTCCCGAAGATATTCGAACCCCTCTTCACCACCAAGACCCGCGGGACGGGCTTGGGACTGGCCATTGTCGCCAACATGGTGCAACGTCACGGGGGCACAATTTCTGTGCGCAGCGAAGCGGGTCGGGGGAGCGAATTCACCATTCAGCTCCCCGCGTCCGCGGCGGCACAGGCCGCGTGA
- a CDS encoding response regulator encodes MNAQRLQVLLVDDEEPVLTSTAAVLSEDFDVQLARDAGSALRLLALGRFDVLCTDFHMPGRNGMELLREATRLYPHLAGVLVTGYREYLDRRDQQQAQGLFYLVLKPYRPEDLITMIRRAAEAARLKREMSLITSGLAERKRGTR; translated from the coding sequence ATGAATGCCCAGCGCCTCCAGGTGCTGCTGGTGGATGACGAGGAACCCGTCCTCACTTCCACCGCGGCCGTGCTTTCCGAAGACTTCGACGTCCAACTCGCGCGAGATGCGGGCTCGGCGTTGAGGCTGTTGGCGCTCGGGCGCTTCGACGTCCTCTGCACCGACTTCCACATGCCCGGCCGCAACGGCATGGAGCTGCTGCGCGAGGCGACGCGGCTGTACCCGCACCTCGCTGGCGTGCTCGTCACCGGCTACCGCGAGTACCTGGACCGCAGGGACCAGCAGCAGGCACAGGGCCTCTTCTACCTCGTGCTCAAGCCGTACCGCCCCGAGGACCTCATCACGATGATTCGCCGCGCGGCCGAAGCGGCGCGCCTCAAGCGTGAGATGAGCCTCATCACCTCCGGCCTCGCCGAGCGCAAGCGGGGGACGCGATGA
- a CDS encoding HPF/RaiA family ribosome-associated protein: protein MKRALQITYRGMATSDGLNEHIRDHADKLEQFFDGIVGCHVVVEEPHRHKQHGKHFHVRVDVSVPGKSIVAARDPEQRTEHEDAYQAVTDAFDAARRQLQHYAATLHAHHG, encoded by the coding sequence ATGAAGCGAGCGCTGCAGATTACGTATCGCGGGATGGCGACGAGCGACGGACTCAACGAGCACATCCGCGACCATGCAGACAAGCTGGAGCAGTTCTTCGACGGCATCGTGGGGTGCCACGTGGTGGTGGAGGAGCCTCACCGCCACAAGCAGCACGGCAAGCACTTCCACGTGCGCGTCGACGTGAGCGTGCCGGGAAAGAGCATCGTCGCGGCGAGAGACCCGGAGCAGCGCACGGAACACGAGGACGCCTACCAGGCCGTCACGGACGCCTTCGACGCCGCGCGCCGCCAGCTCCAGCACTACGCGGCGACGCTGCACGCGCACCACGGGTAG
- a CDS encoding DUF1360 domain-containing protein: protein MKAPQETGLFAGYDDAHHPLGSYAVLVGAYGVSVASFLGWTARSRRRLPERLDWRDLALFGVATQSMTRLLAKDQVTSFLRAPFVRFQESSTAGEVEEVSRGAGMQKALGQLLGCPFCLGPWVAAGLLAVRAVAPRQARWLGSVLALSAASSFLHRAYEWLGEGLHRTREEVRALKERTDREEGVQFPTASTSPEALEPGRAPIPAPS from the coding sequence ATGAAGGCTCCGCAGGAGACCGGCCTCTTCGCCGGCTATGACGATGCGCATCACCCGCTGGGCTCGTACGCGGTGCTCGTCGGCGCGTACGGCGTGTCCGTGGCGTCCTTCCTCGGCTGGACTGCGCGGAGCAGGCGCCGCCTCCCGGAGCGGTTGGACTGGCGAGACCTCGCGCTGTTCGGCGTGGCGACGCAATCGATGACGCGTCTGTTGGCGAAGGACCAGGTGACGAGCTTCCTGCGAGCGCCCTTCGTCCGCTTCCAGGAGAGCTCCACCGCGGGCGAGGTCGAAGAAGTCTCGCGGGGCGCGGGGATGCAGAAGGCGCTGGGGCAATTGTTGGGCTGTCCCTTCTGCCTGGGCCCGTGGGTGGCGGCGGGCCTGCTGGCCGTGCGTGCCGTGGCGCCGAGACAGGCTCGGTGGCTGGGCTCCGTGCTCGCGCTCTCCGCGGCGTCCTCGTTCCTGCACCGCGCCTACGAGTGGTTGGGCGAGGGACTGCACCGCACGCGCGAGGAGGTGCGCGCGCTGAAGGAACGCACGGACCGCGAGGAGGGCGTGCAGTTCCCCACCGCGAGCACTTCCCCTGAAGCCCTGGAGCCGGGTCGCGCGCCCATCCCCGCGCCGAGCTGA